The Coccidioides posadasii str. Silveira chromosome 3, complete sequence genome contains a region encoding:
- a CDS encoding mitochondrial 54S ribosomal protein uL5m (BUSCO:354739at4751~EggNog:ENOG410PIM5~COG:J~BUSCO:9270at33183), producing MALHELLSQLSRALARRVTPSICSPLPPLRRNASTNAPTIPPAANDLDELGSDSFFESSTIDSETVKKFDPISRSRTRRQQLPRSRYQYRSPKYDKGPLHPHRPPPEWDPSSRLFVPGPFTNSRVEQTYESTIAPDILTLCYVHNPPGFKPPPKPERLRSWDDSSPYHENRSLRGPRGGDVLRLLRKPITFRNIPKLEKITVHSYVKQAATDGSAYLHVAGMVLQAITNVRAQTHKSRTSVPKWGIAPGRSHVAATVELRGEDMYHFFGKLVDIVMPRIKDWKGVKGSSGDSSGNITLGFEPHMVALFPEVEVNYDMYPPKMIPGCHVTIQTSARMDKDARLLLNAMGIPFYGKYVD from the exons ATGGCGCTCCATGAGCTATTAAGTCAGCTATCGAGGGCTTTGGCCCGTCGTGTCACGCCATCAATCTGTTCCCCCTTACCCCCCTTGCGCCGTAATGCCTCCACAAACGCACCGACCATTCCTCCCGCTGCGAATGACTTGGACGAGTTGGGCAGTGACTCCTTTTTTGAAAGCTCAACGATAGACAGTGAGACAGTCAAGAAATTCGACCCCATTTCGAGAAGCAGAACGCGGCGACAGCAGCTACCTCGAAGCCG GTACCAATATCGCTCCCCGAAATACGATAAAGGCCCTCTTCATCCTCACAGACCTCCCCCAGAATGGGACCCTTCATCCCGCCTCTTTGTCCCAGGCCCCTTCACCAATTCGCGTGTCGAACAAACTTACGAGTCGACCATAGCTCCAGACATTCTCACCCTTTGTTACGTCCACAACCCACCGGGTTTCAAGCCACCACCAAAGCCCGAACGTCTTCGATCTTGGGATGATAGCTCTCCATATCACGAGAACAGATCTCTCCGTGGCCCTAGAGGTGGTGATGTCCTCCGCCTGCTCCGCAAACCGATTACTTTCAGAAATATCCCGAAACTCGAAAAGATCACCGTCCACAGTTATGTAAAACAAGCTGCGACTGACGGGTCGGCTTATTTGCACGTTGCTGGCATGGTGCTTCAGGCCATCACCAATGTAAGGGCACAGACGCACAAGTCCAGGACCAGTGTACCGAAATGGGGTATTGCTCCTGGAAGATCTCACGTCGCCGCCACAGTCGAACTCCGTGGGGAGGACATGTATCACTTCTTTGGGAAACTCGTGGATATTGTAATGCCGAGAATCAAGGACTGGAAGGGTGTCAAGGGAAGCAGCGGTGATAGCAGTGGTAACATCACCCTTGGATTTGAGCCGCATATGGTAGCCCTATTCCCTGAAGTTGAGGTGAACTATGATAT GTACCCACCCAAAATGATTCCAGGTTGTCATGTCACCATCCAGACTAGTGCTCGGATGGATAAAGATGCCAGACTACTCCTCAACGCCATGGGAATTCCGTTTTATGGCAAATATGTCGATTAA
- a CDS encoding uncharacterized protein (EggNog:ENOG410PGUJ~COG:O) yields MSGSIHRFLSKRERLRRRKDLPGWRSKASSMASSTDVSTMQPWRLFSVSQKEADVSGNQTKITKQLVSRLEQRVSAYGLPNLGKQQFQYALQSKHANGDVDKAFELIVIIEDSIEGILRTYRPSTKLLGAENREGVTCYLDALLFAMFARLDFFEGVLYNTFDDDPRRNLVVLLRLWVNMLRSGKLITTDITKQLQEALAACGWTDAALLRQQDASEAFTFITEKLELPLITLKMDIFHNGREEAGDDHRFINERLLEVAIPPPMDDNPVTLEECLEAYFNNRVEVKRFLERQNTLKSISSMDSMSKGYASHVESVEIDCSTNSSPQLLDSNLAPFPELTEEPSPLPNSVSSPIRPPRAHRTPSIVRERFFPDVDGISSDIEESSSRRLVNRHRKGSVRKEVLMPAWQIFSLIPWYTDSIPTNVAETAAHFSTRRPILGMCLKRYSVLPDGRAIRLDTHVDVPTEIGLPHFIKDDNLEDGAPLYGNFKLSLQAVVCHRGNSVDSGHYISLVRGTSLTDLGCSSSSFSLRDDLFLDHSNYWLRFDDIAQERITLIDIDKALREESPYLLFYQILPIDADPAELIPPPYEETDRYSGLLFEKGICETLDSSSDKDPQEQSSRNPFATLTNRVSEETHVTAASYSPQEASKDSRKKDRSSSSEKKLSAAFSYLSRRKSTEPLSSAQSLERVSSVQQRHSEDIPRDVERIIGPSALKRVTQPDRECVVM; encoded by the exons ATGAGCGGTAGCATCCATCGATTCCTTTCAAAAAGGGAGAGGCTTCGTCGACGCAAGGATCTCCCTGGTTGGAGATCAAAAGCTTCCTCTATG GCATCCTCGACTGACGTTTCTACGATGCAACCTTGGAGACTGTTCTCAGTCAGCCAAAAGGAAGCAGATGTCAGTGGAAACCAAACTAAAATCACAAAGCAATTG GTTTCCAGACTAGAACAGCGCGTCTCAGCTTACGGCCTACCAAACCTAGGGAAGCAGCAATTTCAATATGCACTCCAATCCAAACATGCGAACGGAGATGTGGACAAAGCGTTTGAGCTTATAGTTATCATTGAAGATTCTATTGAAGGCATTCTTAGAACGTACAGACCGAGTACGAAACTGCTGGGGGCCGAAAACAGAGAAGGGGTGACCTGCTATCTCGATGCCCTCCTTTTTGCAATGTTTGCTCGTCTTGATTTTTTCGAAGGAGTTCTATATAACACTTTCGATGATGATCCCAGAAGGAATCTTGTGGTTTTACTGCGGCTTTGGGTAAACATGCTACGATCAGGGAAATTGATCACCACCGACATA ACAAAACAACTTCAAGAAGCACTAGCTGCATGCGGCTGGACCGATGCAGCACTACTGCGGCAGCAAGATGCATCGGAAGCATTCACCTTCATCACTGAGAAGTTAGAGCTACCATTAATAACATTAAAGATGGATATCTTTCACAACGGCAGGGAAGAGGCGGGTGATGATCACAGATTTATAAATGAACGCCTTCTAGAAGTTGCCATTCCTCCACCGATGGATGACAACCCCGTCACCTTAGAAGAGTGTCTGGAAGCGTATTTCAATAATCGAGTTGAGGTCAAAAGATTCCTTGAACGCCAAAATACATTGAAATCCATCTCCTCGATGGATTCCATGTCAAAGGGATATGCTTCTCACGTGGAAAGCGTCGAAATTGACTGCTCTACAAATTCCTCTCCTCAACTGCTTGACTCCAATCTAGCTCCTTTCCCTGAACTTACTGAAGAACCGTCTCCACTACCCAACTCCGTAAGCTCTCCTATACGTCCTCCAAGAGCACACCGAACCCCCAGCATCGTTAGGGAGCGCTTTTTCCCCGATGTTGATGGTATCAGTAGCGATATTGAAGAAAGCAGCTCCAGGAGGCTGGTCAATAGGCATAGAAAGGGAAGCGTTCGAAAAGAAGTATTGATGCCTGCATGGCAAATATTTAGCTTGATTC CCTGGTATACGGATAGCATTCCTACAAATGTCGCCGAGACAGCAGCGCACTTCTCAACGAGACGGCCCATATTAGGCATGTGCCTAAAAAGATATTCAGTATTGCCTGACGGCAGGGCCATTCGGTTGGATACTCATGTCGACGTTCCTACTGAGATTGGCCTTCCTCACTTTATTAAAGACGATAATCTGGAGGACGGTGCCCCTCTGTACGGGAATTTCAAGCTTTCTCTGCAGGCAGTAGTTTGCCATCGGGGAAACTCGGTCGATTCGGGCCATTATATTTCCCTAGTCAGGGGAACCTCCCTGACCGACTTGGGTTGTTCATCGAGTAGCTTTTCGCTAAGAGACGATTTATTTTTGGATCATAGCAATTACTGGTTGCGGTTTGATGATATTGCTCAAGAGCGTATCACACTCATTGATATCGACAAAGCATTGAGGGAAGAATCTCCATATCTCCTATTCTACCAAATCCTTCCGATCGATGCCGACCCCGCTGAATTAATTCCGCCGCCGTACGAAGAAACCGATAGATACAGCGGTTTACTGTTCGAGAAGGGCATATGTGAAACTTTAGATTCGAGTTCGGACAAAGATCCACAAGAGCAAAGTTCGCGGAATCCATTCGCTACTCTCACCAACCGGGTGTCGGAGGAGACACACGTAACCGCAGCGTCCTATAGCCCCCAGGAAGCTTCCAAAGATTCCCGGAAGAAAGATCGATCTTCTTCCTCAGAGAAGAAACTCAGCGCTGCATTCTCATATCTCTCACGCCGGAAGAGCACTGAGCCCCTTTCGTCAGCGCAAAGCTTGGAACGTGTGAGTAGTGTGCAGCAGAGGCACTCGGAAGATATACCAAGAGATGTTGAAAGGATCATAGGTCCATCAGCGTTGAAGAGGGTGACTCAGCCTGATAGGGAGTGTGTGGTTATGTGA